A DNA window from Xanthomonas campestris pv. campestris str. ATCC 33913 contains the following coding sequences:
- the mdoH gene encoding glucans biosynthesis glucosyltransferase MdoH, whose translation MDGTVTLSPAPTDLPPVSSLDAGQPTLPPEAPLAMPEQSLREGSLQVRHQRTSPMGIGLRRFYLIGGTLTATAVAVWVMLSVLWPGGFSVLEGCLLGLFVLLFAWIAMSFASAVAGFITVVARAGRKLGIDPDAPLPSLHTRTALLMPTYNEDPRRLLAGLQAIYESVAETGQLEHFDFFVLSDTTREHIGRAEEQVYAELCDSVGGHGRIFYRRRADNAARKAGNVADWVRRFGGNYPQMLILDADSVMTGDTIVRLVAGMEDNPDVGLIQTLPAVVNGQTLFARMQQFGGRVYGPIIAFGVAWWHGAESNYWGHNAIIRTQAFADHAGLPSLRGRKPFGGHVLSHDFVEAALMRRGGWAMHMVPYLQGSYEEGPPTLTDLLVRDRRWCQGNLQHAKVVGAKGLHWISRMHMMIGIGHYFTAPMWGMLMLVGIGIPLAGAGIDLAQGLPFSPARYWHGSSDGNAIWIFVCTMFVLLAPKLLGYIALLLNPRERRACGGAIRAALSILLETVLAALMAPVVMYLQSRGVFEVLAGKDSGWDAQVRDDGKLSWPALIRSYGGLSVFGLFMGTLAYLVSPSLAAWMAPVIVGMVVSIPVVAVTSLRRTGLALRRAGIFCIPEELDPPKVLVRASELRRAAALEPSLI comes from the coding sequence ATGGACGGCACCGTGACCCTTTCCCCTGCACCAACCGATCTACCTCCCGTCTCCAGCCTCGATGCCGGCCAGCCCACGCTGCCGCCGGAAGCGCCGCTGGCAATGCCCGAACAATCCCTGCGCGAAGGCAGCCTGCAGGTACGCCACCAGCGCACCTCGCCGATGGGCATCGGCCTGCGCCGCTTCTATCTGATCGGCGGCACGCTCACTGCCACCGCGGTGGCGGTGTGGGTGATGCTCAGCGTGCTGTGGCCCGGCGGCTTCAGCGTGCTGGAAGGCTGTTTGCTGGGCCTGTTCGTGTTGCTGTTCGCCTGGATTGCGATGTCCTTCGCCAGCGCGGTGGCCGGCTTCATCACCGTGGTCGCACGCGCCGGGCGCAAGCTCGGCATCGATCCGGATGCGCCGTTGCCCAGCCTGCACACGCGCACCGCGTTGCTGATGCCCACCTACAACGAAGACCCGCGCCGCCTGTTGGCCGGCCTGCAGGCGATCTACGAATCGGTCGCAGAAACCGGGCAACTGGAGCACTTCGATTTCTTCGTGCTCAGCGATACCACCCGCGAGCACATCGGCCGCGCCGAAGAACAGGTGTATGCCGAACTGTGTGACAGCGTCGGCGGGCATGGCCGCATCTTCTACCGCCGCCGCGCCGACAATGCCGCGCGCAAGGCCGGCAACGTGGCCGACTGGGTGCGCCGTTTTGGCGGCAACTACCCGCAGATGCTGATCCTGGACGCCGACAGCGTGATGACCGGCGACACCATCGTGCGCCTGGTCGCCGGCATGGAAGACAACCCGGACGTGGGCCTGATCCAGACCTTGCCGGCGGTGGTGAACGGGCAGACCCTGTTCGCCCGCATGCAGCAGTTCGGCGGCCGCGTGTACGGGCCGATCATCGCCTTCGGCGTGGCCTGGTGGCATGGCGCGGAAAGCAATTACTGGGGCCACAACGCCATCATCCGCACCCAGGCGTTTGCCGATCACGCCGGGCTGCCGTCGCTGCGTGGGCGCAAGCCCTTCGGCGGCCATGTGCTCAGCCATGACTTTGTCGAAGCGGCACTGATGCGGCGCGGCGGCTGGGCCATGCACATGGTGCCGTACCTGCAGGGCAGCTACGAAGAAGGCCCGCCCACGCTCACCGACCTGCTGGTCCGCGACCGCCGCTGGTGCCAGGGCAACCTGCAGCACGCCAAGGTGGTGGGCGCCAAGGGCCTGCACTGGATCAGCCGCATGCACATGATGATCGGCATCGGGCATTACTTCACCGCGCCGATGTGGGGCATGTTGATGCTGGTGGGCATCGGCATTCCGCTGGCAGGCGCAGGCATCGATCTTGCGCAGGGCCTGCCGTTCTCGCCGGCGCGCTACTGGCACGGCAGCAGCGACGGCAACGCGATCTGGATCTTCGTCTGCACCATGTTTGTGCTGCTCGCGCCCAAGCTGCTTGGCTATATCGCCCTGCTGCTCAACCCGCGCGAACGCCGCGCCTGCGGGGGTGCGATCCGCGCCGCGTTGAGCATCCTGCTGGAGACCGTGCTGGCGGCCTTGATGGCGCCGGTGGTGATGTACCTGCAATCGCGCGGCGTGTTCGAAGTGCTGGCCGGCAAGGATTCGGGTTGGGATGCGCAGGTGCGCGACGACGGCAAGCTGTCGTGGCCGGCATTGATCCGCAGCTATGGTGGCCTGAGCGTGTTCGGCCTGTTCATGGGCACGCTGGCCTACCTGGTGTCGCCGTCGCTGGCGGCGTGGATGGCGCCGGTGATCGTGGGCATGGTGGTGTCGATCCCGGTGGTGGCGGTGACCTCGCTGCGCCGCACCGGCCTGGCGCTGCGCCGCGCCGGCATCTTCTGCATCCCCGAAGAACTCGACCCGCCCAAGGTGCTGGTGCGTGCGTCCGAACTGCGCCGCGCCGCCGCGCTCGAACCGTCGCTGATCTGA
- a CDS encoding SLC13 family permease, whose protein sequence is MEQQQLVFLVILVVALVLFISEKLRVDLVAMLATLALTLTGILTPTQALSGFSSEPAIIVAAVFVLSAGLSATGITDRIGAAIGRAAGGREWRAIAVTMPATAALAAFSHHLMITAMMLPVMMRLAREQKLAASRLLMPMSLAASLGTTLTLISAPAFLLANAALERGGHGRLDLFAITPIGAVLVGVGMLYMLAGRWLLPKRQGEDDGGADYLRLERYYTELLVDADAPWVGRPLAEFEAAFTERLQVVDWLRNGMRRRRSSNEGLLRAGDVLLVRASPDEIASVKDEPGLSLHAVAKYGEQPREDRTDPQRPHEALGEEQLVQAVVAPHSEFVGRSVSRIDFLHTMGVVVVGLWRKEGWLHGELSELQLQEGDLLVLWGRQHTFQQLSQHRGFLMLMPFDGRRSRRRRAPLAVAIMLAAVAAAAAEWLPPHIAFLLGAVAMVLTRCVSIEQAYAEIDVRIYVMIAGVIPLGMAMDQTGTARWLAEHVLAHAHGLSPLSLLLLMFAAAALLTQVLSDAATTVLLTPVALALAQGLGLPPIPFVVCTAMGAVASFLTPIGHHGNLLILNPGQYRFADFLRVGVPLTVLIAFASAWMARYLWLGGPLLPFAWP, encoded by the coding sequence ATGGAACAACAGCAACTCGTGTTTCTGGTCATCCTCGTGGTGGCACTGGTGCTGTTCATCAGCGAAAAGCTGCGGGTCGACCTGGTGGCCATGCTGGCGACGCTGGCGTTGACCCTCACCGGCATCCTCACCCCGACCCAGGCCTTGTCCGGGTTTTCCAGTGAGCCGGCGATCATTGTCGCGGCGGTGTTCGTGTTGTCGGCCGGCTTGTCGGCCACCGGCATCACCGACCGTATCGGCGCGGCGATCGGGCGCGCCGCCGGCGGGCGCGAGTGGCGCGCCATCGCGGTCACCATGCCGGCCACCGCGGCCCTGGCGGCGTTTTCGCACCATCTGATGATCACCGCGATGATGTTGCCGGTGATGATGCGGCTGGCCCGCGAGCAGAAGCTGGCCGCCTCGCGGCTGCTGATGCCGATGTCGCTGGCGGCCTCGTTGGGCACCACCTTGACCCTGATCAGCGCGCCGGCCTTTCTGCTCGCCAATGCCGCGCTGGAACGCGGCGGCCACGGGCGGCTGGACCTGTTCGCCATCACCCCGATCGGCGCGGTGCTGGTCGGCGTGGGCATGCTCTACATGCTCGCCGGGCGCTGGCTGCTGCCCAAGCGGCAGGGCGAAGACGATGGCGGCGCGGACTATCTGCGCCTGGAGCGCTATTACACCGAACTGCTGGTCGACGCCGATGCGCCCTGGGTGGGCCGGCCGCTGGCCGAGTTCGAGGCCGCGTTCACCGAACGGCTGCAGGTAGTGGATTGGTTGCGCAACGGCATGCGCCGGCGTCGCAGCAGCAACGAGGGCCTGCTGCGCGCCGGCGATGTGCTGCTGGTGCGCGCCTCGCCGGACGAGATCGCCTCGGTCAAGGATGAGCCGGGTTTGTCGTTGCATGCGGTGGCCAAGTACGGCGAGCAGCCGCGCGAGGATCGCACCGACCCGCAGCGCCCACACGAGGCACTGGGCGAAGAGCAGCTGGTGCAGGCGGTGGTGGCACCGCATTCGGAATTCGTCGGGCGCTCGGTGTCGCGTATCGATTTCCTGCACACCATGGGCGTGGTGGTGGTCGGGCTGTGGCGCAAGGAAGGCTGGCTGCATGGCGAGTTGTCCGAGCTGCAGCTGCAGGAAGGCGACCTGCTGGTGTTGTGGGGCCGTCAGCACACCTTCCAGCAACTGTCCCAGCACCGTGGCTTCTTGATGCTGATGCCGTTCGACGGCCGCCGCAGCCGGCGCCGGCGCGCACCGTTGGCAGTGGCCATCATGCTGGCCGCCGTCGCGGCGGCCGCGGCCGAGTGGCTGCCACCGCATATCGCCTTCCTGCTCGGCGCGGTGGCCATGGTGCTCACCCGTTGCGTGAGCATCGAACAGGCCTACGCCGAAATCGACGTGCGCATCTACGTGATGATTGCCGGGGTGATTCCGCTCGGCATGGCGATGGATCAGACCGGCACCGCGCGCTGGCTGGCCGAGCATGTGCTGGCGCACGCGCACGGCCTGTCGCCGCTGAGCCTGCTGCTGTTGATGTTTGCCGCCGCCGCGTTGCTGACGCAGGTGTTGTCCGATGCCGCCACCACGGTGCTGTTGACGCCGGTGGCGCTGGCCCTGGCGCAGGGGCTGGGATTGCCGCCGATTCCGTTCGTGGTGTGCACCGCGATGGGCGCGGTGGCCTCGTTCCTCACCCCGATCGGCCACCACGGCAACCTGCTGATCCTCAATCCCGGCCAGTACCGGTTTGCCGATTTCCTGCGCGTGGGCGTGCCGCTGACGGTGTTGATCGCGTTTGCCTCCGCATGGATGGCGCGCTATCTGTGGCTGGGCGGGCCGTTGCTGCCCTTCGCCTGGCCGTGA
- a CDS encoding M28 family metallopeptidase: MKRVGLGMLAMAVSTALMAATPTFDGARISRDVKELASDAYEGRGPATAGEDKTIAYLSTQFAAAGLQPGGDLADGKRLWTQAVPLRRADIVGTPRITVQGGSAPQTLTQGKEIAIRAAMDGSSKVDIANAPLVFVGYGVKAPERDWDDFKGVDLKGKIAVVLINDPDFETGKGAFDGKGMTYYGRWTYKYEEGARQGALGVLVVHETAPASYGWDTVASSNTNTMFDVVRDNPRAAHPTLEGWVQRDLAARLFTQAGLDFDTLKKQAQTRAFKPVELKGQRLSASYTVKSDVITSHNVVARLEGSTHPDETLIYSAHWDHIGVGKPDARGDTIFNGALDNASGTAALLELARGFAKGPKPERSVVFLAVTAEEKGLLGSEFYASKPLYPLATTVAVINMDGMNPFVPSRDFGIYGTAKLELLDQLKTVAGQWKLRYTPDPKPEAGYFFRSDHFSFAKRGVPALSYAAGQDWEVGGVAAGKAASDDYTAKRYHQQGDEWKPDWSFAGAARDLGILYALGQQLADARTWPNWSSDSEFRATRDTSADARK, from the coding sequence GTGAAGCGAGTTGGACTGGGAATGCTGGCAATGGCGGTCTCCACCGCACTGATGGCGGCAACGCCGACATTCGATGGCGCGCGCATCTCGCGTGACGTCAAGGAGCTGGCCTCCGACGCCTATGAAGGCCGCGGCCCGGCCACTGCCGGCGAAGACAAGACCATTGCCTACCTGAGCACGCAGTTTGCCGCGGCCGGTTTGCAGCCCGGTGGCGATCTCGCCGATGGCAAGCGCCTGTGGACGCAGGCGGTGCCGCTGCGGCGCGCCGATATCGTGGGCACGCCGCGTATTACGGTGCAGGGCGGCAGCGCGCCGCAGACCCTGACCCAAGGCAAGGAGATCGCGATCCGCGCGGCAATGGACGGCTCATCCAAGGTCGATATCGCCAACGCGCCGCTGGTGTTCGTCGGCTACGGCGTCAAGGCGCCGGAGCGCGACTGGGACGACTTCAAGGGTGTCGACCTCAAGGGCAAGATCGCCGTGGTGCTGATCAACGACCCGGATTTCGAGACCGGCAAGGGCGCCTTCGATGGCAAGGGCATGACCTACTACGGCCGCTGGACCTACAAGTACGAAGAAGGCGCGCGCCAGGGCGCACTCGGCGTGCTGGTGGTGCATGAAACCGCGCCAGCCTCCTACGGCTGGGACACCGTGGCCAGCTCCAACACCAACACCATGTTCGATGTGGTGCGCGACAACCCGCGCGCCGCGCATCCCACCTTGGAAGGCTGGGTCCAGCGTGATCTGGCCGCGCGTCTGTTCACGCAGGCCGGCCTGGATTTCGACACCTTGAAGAAGCAGGCGCAGACCCGCGCATTCAAGCCGGTGGAACTCAAGGGGCAACGCTTGAGTGCCAGCTACACGGTCAAGTCGGATGTGATCACCTCGCACAACGTGGTCGCGCGCCTGGAAGGCAGCACCCATCCCGACGAGACGCTGATCTACAGCGCGCACTGGGACCACATCGGCGTGGGCAAGCCCGATGCACGCGGCGACACCATCTTCAACGGCGCGCTGGACAACGCCAGCGGCACGGCCGCATTGCTGGAGCTGGCGCGCGGTTTCGCCAAGGGGCCGAAGCCGGAGCGCTCGGTGGTGTTCCTGGCGGTCACCGCCGAGGAAAAGGGCCTGCTCGGTTCGGAGTTCTACGCCTCCAAGCCGCTGTACCCGCTGGCGACCACGGTGGCGGTGATCAACATGGACGGCATGAACCCGTTCGTTCCCTCGCGCGATTTCGGTATCTACGGCACCGCCAAGCTGGAGTTGCTGGATCAACTCAAGACCGTCGCCGGGCAGTGGAAGCTGCGCTACACGCCCGATCCCAAGCCGGAGGCGGGCTACTTCTTCCGCTCCGATCATTTCTCCTTCGCCAAGCGTGGCGTGCCGGCGTTGTCGTATGCGGCCGGCCAGGATTGGGAAGTGGGCGGCGTGGCCGCAGGCAAGGCGGCATCGGACGACTACACCGCCAAGCGCTATCACCAGCAGGGCGATGAGTGGAAGCCGGACTGGAGCTTCGCCGGTGCCGCACGCGATCTGGGCATCCTCTACGCCCTGGGCCAGCAGCTTGCCGATGCGCGTACCTGGCCGAACTGGAGCAGCGATTCGGAGTTCCGCGCCACCCGCGACACCAGTGCGGACGCGCGCAAGTAA
- a CDS encoding TonB-dependent siderophore receptor, which produces MPVALLRSVRAHSRLLLALQCAGALCATAAHAQDNAPAPTANTLDQVLVTGRTEGYQVRGTNTATKLPLTLRETPQSLTVFTRQRIEDFNLITIAEVLQQTPGVTVQSYDSNRTLFAARGFAISNFMFDGVPTNYTTGAGGNSILSDTSIYERIEVVRGASGLVTGSGNPSATVNMVRKRPTTAFQASTSLNVGSWDYRRAELDVAGPLTSGGRMRGRVVGAYTEKDSWVRFQQDRSPSMYGVLEADLTDSTRLRAGIDHLATHSDGGAWSAAPLFFSDGTPARLPRSYSAAARWNRWERESTNVFATLEQQFAGGWSGRLAYNHRATDTDSLLFAGSNSASFADARTGLGLRVSDTYGVSETRENALDLYASGPFQWLGRAHELVVGANHYDRDLGTLRTAITARPYSLTAFPSIFDWNGDVGRPTTTNAGIPSSITNTQETGYYAAVRLNPTDALKLIGGGRYSSWNTATDNYSPANQFTGRSADYDADALTPYLGAIYDLSRHLSAFVSYSDVFQAQNLRDRTNQQLDPVVGANLEYGFKGEFFGGALYAALNGFHMQQDNVAEIDPEVAPNSLPDGSSAYRAVSGVETWGGEFEVSGAITPDWSMTGGYTYAYSTDQRGARVFTTSPMHLARFNTTYRFGDWTLGGGISWQSAVYQNQTIPTGRFTAAGAPITRSGRVTQGGYLLVDLMGRYRINEQLSVGVTVTNLFDKVYYRNVGFFNSGYWGEPRRLLFNLRANF; this is translated from the coding sequence ATGCCCGTTGCCCTGCTACGCTCCGTGCGCGCCCACTCCCGCCTGTTGCTGGCGCTGCAGTGCGCCGGTGCGTTGTGTGCCACCGCCGCGCATGCACAGGACAATGCCCCCGCGCCGACAGCAAACACGCTGGACCAGGTGCTGGTGACCGGCCGCACCGAGGGCTACCAGGTGCGCGGCACCAATACCGCCACCAAGTTGCCGCTGACGCTGCGCGAGACGCCGCAATCGCTAACGGTATTCACCCGCCAGCGCATCGAAGACTTCAACCTCATCACCATCGCCGAGGTGTTGCAGCAGACGCCAGGCGTCACCGTGCAGTCCTACGACAGCAACCGCACGCTGTTCGCTGCGCGCGGATTTGCGATCAGCAACTTCATGTTCGATGGCGTGCCGACCAACTACACCACCGGCGCGGGCGGCAATTCGATCCTCAGCGACACCTCGATCTACGAGCGTATCGAAGTGGTGCGCGGCGCCAGTGGCCTGGTGACCGGCTCGGGTAATCCATCGGCCACCGTCAACATGGTGCGCAAGCGCCCCACCACGGCGTTCCAGGCCAGTACCAGCCTCAATGTTGGCTCATGGGATTACCGCCGCGCCGAGCTGGACGTTGCCGGCCCGCTGACCTCCGGCGGGCGCATGCGCGGCCGCGTGGTGGGCGCCTACACCGAAAAGGACAGCTGGGTGCGCTTCCAGCAGGACCGCTCGCCCAGCATGTACGGCGTGCTCGAAGCCGACCTCACCGACAGCACGCGGCTGCGCGCGGGCATCGACCACCTCGCCACGCACTCCGATGGCGGTGCGTGGAGTGCCGCGCCGCTGTTCTTCAGCGATGGCACACCGGCACGGCTGCCGCGCTCCTACAGCGCCGCAGCACGCTGGAACCGGTGGGAGCGCGAAAGCACCAATGTCTTCGCAACGCTGGAACAGCAATTTGCCGGCGGCTGGAGCGGGCGGCTTGCCTACAACCATCGCGCCACCGATACCGACAGCCTGCTGTTTGCCGGCTCCAACAGCGCCTCGTTCGCCGATGCGCGCACCGGGTTGGGATTGCGCGTGTCCGACACCTACGGCGTGTCGGAAACCCGCGAGAACGCGCTGGATCTCTACGCCTCCGGCCCGTTCCAATGGTTGGGCCGTGCGCACGAACTGGTGGTCGGCGCCAATCACTACGACCGCGATCTCGGCACGCTGCGCACCGCCATCACCGCGCGTCCCTACAGCCTGACCGCCTTCCCCAGCATCTTCGACTGGAATGGCGATGTGGGCCGGCCGACCACCACCAATGCCGGCATCCCCAGCAGCATCACCAACACGCAGGAAACAGGCTATTACGCGGCCGTGCGGCTCAATCCCACCGATGCGTTGAAGCTGATCGGCGGTGGGCGGTATTCCAGCTGGAACACCGCCACGGACAACTATTCGCCGGCCAACCAGTTCACCGGACGCAGCGCCGACTACGACGCCGATGCGCTCACCCCGTATCTGGGCGCGATCTACGACCTGAGCCGGCACCTCTCGGCGTTTGTGTCGTATTCGGATGTATTCCAGGCACAGAACCTGCGCGACCGCACCAACCAGCAACTGGATCCGGTGGTGGGTGCCAATCTCGAGTACGGCTTCAAGGGCGAGTTCTTTGGCGGTGCGCTCTACGCCGCGCTCAACGGCTTCCACATGCAACAGGACAACGTGGCCGAAATCGATCCGGAAGTGGCGCCCAACAGCCTGCCCGATGGCAGCTCTGCGTATCGCGCGGTGTCGGGCGTGGAAACCTGGGGCGGCGAGTTCGAAGTCTCCGGCGCGATCACCCCGGACTGGAGCATGACCGGCGGCTACACCTACGCCTACAGCACCGACCAGCGCGGCGCGCGGGTGTTCACCACCAGCCCGATGCACCTGGCGCGCTTCAACACCACCTACCGGTTCGGCGACTGGACCCTGGGCGGCGGGATCAGCTGGCAGAGCGCGGTGTATCAGAATCAGACCATCCCCACCGGGCGCTTCACCGCGGCCGGCGCACCGATCACGCGCAGCGGGCGGGTCACCCAGGGCGGCTATCTACTGGTGGATCTGATGGGCCGCTACCGCATCAACGAGCAGCTGAGCGTGGGCGTGACGGTGACCAACCTGTTCGACAAGGTTTATTACCGCAACGTGGGCTTCTTCAATTCCGGCTACTGGGGCGAACCGCGGCGGCTATTGTTCAACCTGCGCGCGAACTTCTAA
- a CDS encoding GGDEF domain-containing protein produces MTEAPLLERMVDLTAIRDADLLDLTLLRTVREVCAAEELSLLRIAPDGRSMAETRLREDGRLSLTVAEIHDASTRALLAHVRGPGEVVQLQHDGRALLVYPMMEARGIRTCLRVGGTQAPGAAEQLLLQGFARFFQNYRSLLDDAQRDALTGLRNRKTFDDMILRLFAANADGAQENAVWLGIVDIDHFKRVNDTFGHLYGDEVLLLVAQLMQRCFRQDDLLFRFGGEEFVIVLRGVDRDTAVSLFERFRRAVAEHSFPQVGTVTLSTGIVELSDGRLVSQMLDEADKALYWAKQHGRNRAAVHSELIASGQMQRVDQQTGSVDLF; encoded by the coding sequence ATGACCGAAGCGCCGCTGCTGGAACGGATGGTCGACCTGACCGCCATCCGCGACGCCGATCTGCTCGATCTCACCCTGCTGCGCACCGTGCGCGAAGTGTGTGCGGCCGAAGAATTGTCGCTGCTGCGCATCGCCCCCGATGGCCGCAGCATGGCCGAAACCCGGTTGCGCGAGGACGGCCGGCTGTCGCTGACGGTGGCCGAGATCCACGACGCTTCCACGCGCGCGCTGCTGGCGCACGTGCGCGGCCCGGGCGAAGTGGTGCAGCTGCAGCACGACGGCCGCGCGCTGCTGGTCTACCCGATGATGGAAGCGCGCGGCATCCGCACCTGTCTGCGCGTGGGCGGCACGCAGGCCCCCGGCGCTGCCGAGCAGCTCTTGCTGCAGGGCTTTGCACGCTTTTTCCAGAACTACCGCAGCCTGCTCGACGACGCCCAGCGCGACGCACTTACGGGCCTGCGCAATCGCAAGACCTTCGACGACATGATCCTGCGCCTGTTCGCCGCCAACGCGGATGGCGCGCAGGAGAACGCGGTGTGGCTGGGCATCGTGGACATCGACCATTTCAAGCGCGTCAACGACACCTTCGGGCATTTGTATGGCGACGAGGTGCTGCTGCTGGTGGCCCAGCTGATGCAGCGCTGCTTCCGTCAGGACGATCTGCTGTTCCGTTTCGGTGGCGAGGAGTTCGTGATCGTGTTGCGCGGGGTGGACCGCGACACCGCAGTGAGCCTGTTCGAGCGCTTCCGGCGCGCGGTGGCCGAGCACAGTTTCCCGCAAGTGGGCACGGTGACCTTGAGCACCGGCATCGTCGAACTCAGCGATGGCCGGCTGGTCAGCCAGATGCTGGACGAAGCCGACAAGGCGCTGTACTGGGCCAAGCAGCACGGCCGCAACCGCGCGGCGGTGCACAGCGAACTGATCGCCAGCGGGCAGATGCAGCGGGTGGACCAGCAGACCGGCAGCGTGGATCTGTTCTGA
- a CDS encoding SulP family inorganic anion transporter produces MSFLRTELAQWRASPARELMAGAVATFALIPEVIAFAFVAGVDPQVGLFASFVIGIVIAFCGGRPAMISAAAGSVALVAAPLVATHGLPYLLAAGLLAGLVQIVFGLLRLGVLMRFVSSSVRTGFVNALAVLIFAAQLPHLLGANPTTWVTLGVGLAIIYGLPRLRLPGVSAIPSPLLCILLLTVASSALHLPLKTVADLGKLPTALPFLQWPGVPLTLETLRIIALPALAIAMVGLLESMMTARVVDELTDTPSNKNRECTGLGLANAAASLFGGIAGCGMIGQTVGNVKYGGRGRLSTLFAGVFLLILMVLLKPWVSQVPVVALVAIMVMVSAETFDWRSLRTVITHPRTSSVVMLATVAVTLATHNLAAGVAVGVLLSGVFFTFKVSGLLQIVPSDAANPLRTYSVRGQVFFASADVFIDAFDARDVPGQQVIIDVSRAHFWDITAVAALDKVVQRLRHHGLQVQVQGLNAASRRLMQAHALGEDALESALP; encoded by the coding sequence ATGTCCTTCCTGCGCACCGAACTGGCGCAATGGCGCGCCTCGCCTGCGCGCGAACTGATGGCTGGCGCCGTTGCCACGTTCGCCCTGATTCCCGAAGTCATCGCCTTTGCGTTCGTCGCAGGCGTGGACCCGCAGGTCGGCTTGTTCGCGTCGTTTGTGATCGGCATCGTGATCGCGTTTTGTGGCGGACGGCCGGCGATGATTTCCGCAGCCGCCGGCTCGGTGGCGCTGGTGGCTGCGCCGCTGGTGGCCACGCATGGGTTGCCGTATCTGCTCGCCGCCGGGCTGCTCGCCGGGCTGGTGCAGATCGTGTTCGGGCTGCTGCGCCTGGGCGTGCTGATGCGCTTTGTCAGCAGCTCGGTGCGGACCGGGTTCGTCAACGCGCTGGCGGTGCTGATCTTCGCCGCGCAGCTGCCGCACCTGCTCGGTGCCAACCCCACCACCTGGGTCACGCTGGGCGTGGGCCTGGCCATCATCTACGGCCTGCCGCGGTTGCGGCTGCCCGGTGTCTCAGCCATTCCGTCGCCGCTGCTGTGCATCCTGCTGCTCACGGTGGCCAGCAGCGCGCTGCACCTGCCGCTGAAGACGGTGGCCGACCTGGGCAAGCTGCCCACCGCGCTGCCGTTCCTGCAATGGCCCGGCGTGCCGTTGACGCTGGAGACCTTGCGCATCATCGCGCTGCCGGCGCTGGCCATCGCAATGGTGGGCCTGCTCGAATCGATGATGACCGCGCGCGTGGTCGATGAACTCACCGACACGCCCAGCAACAAGAACCGCGAATGCACCGGCCTGGGCCTGGCCAATGCGGCCGCCAGCCTGTTCGGCGGCATCGCCGGTTGCGGCATGATCGGGCAGACCGTGGGCAACGTGAAATACGGCGGCCGCGGCCGGCTGTCGACGCTGTTTGCCGGCGTGTTCCTGCTGATCCTGATGGTGCTGCTCAAGCCGTGGGTGTCGCAGGTGCCGGTGGTGGCGTTGGTGGCGATCATGGTGATGGTCTCGGCCGAGACCTTCGACTGGCGCTCGCTGCGCACCGTGATCACCCACCCGCGCACCTCCAGCGTGGTGATGCTGGCCACGGTCGCAGTGACCCTGGCCACCCACAACCTGGCCGCTGGCGTGGCGGTGGGCGTGCTGCTGAGCGGGGTGTTCTTCACCTTCAAGGTGTCCGGACTGCTGCAGATCGTCCCCAGCGACGCGGCCAACCCGCTGCGCACCTACAGCGTGCGCGGGCAGGTGTTCTTCGCCTCGGCCGATGTGTTCATCGATGCCTTCGATGCCCGCGACGTGCCCGGCCAGCAGGTCATCATCGACGTGAGCCGCGCGCACTTCTGGGACATCACCGCGGTGGCGGCGCTGGACAAGGTGGTGCAGCGCCTGCGCCACCACGGCTTGCAGGTCCAAGTGCAGGGCCTGAATGCCGCCAGCCGGCGGCTGATGCAGGCCCACGCCCTGGGCGAGGATGCGCTGGAATCGGCCCTGCCCTGA